The Pelodiscus sinensis isolate JC-2024 unplaced genomic scaffold, ASM4963464v1 ctg64, whole genome shotgun sequence DNA window ctccaagcggccggggccggggccggggccggcacccccgcCCCAAGCGCCACTCGCCcggagccaggccagccccaagcacgtggcgggcgcacacgaatgaccccgcgggcgccatggcgcccgcaggcaccgtgttggggaccacggctttagaatctatatctaaaggtttattaacacaagaaagaaaagcatgagagtaaggttattaaagtacagtacgttacatgcaccgaatctcccagtcctcgatgcaggctctagcagagatgttgcagctgctggtttaaaagttcttattgcacatcctaagatcaggatgggttcacaggtcttccgggctcttcgatccctgcaatgctgcctctgggatgaagtgctgagctgagaacaaaatggcatcgaccacatggcctctttatacctccttcctggcctcttcttgtatgcagcaagtcacctggtcagaggccaatctctatgggtatgtctacactaccctcctagttcgcactaggagggtaatgtaggcataccgcacttgcaaatgaagcccgggatttgaatttcccgggcttcatttgcataagcggggagccgccaattttaaaaccccgctgggtcgaaccccgtgcagcgcggctacacggggctcgaactaggtagttcggactaggcttcctattccgaactacctagttcgagccccgtgtagccgcgctgcacggggttcgaaccagcggggttttaaaaatggcggctccccgcttatgcaaatgaagcccgggaaattcaaatcccgggcttcatttgcaagtgtggtatgcctacattaccctcctagtgcgaactaggagggtagtgtagacatactctatgttccctgctggctgctctcaggtgacagcccccattctttgggtgtgtccatagcccattgagagccattgttccacagggcttcgctactcagcctgtccatagcaatgcttaaccacattcagagaaatattcagcttccacacagattacagattcctacctacacacatagacattatatactcacataaatagcatacataagatcaacaaacgataagctcccattcaataccccacatggctcccttttataccaatttctggggccaacacccccacctaggggtgcagcagtgatctggctgcttccctccaattcggtaatgtgacaggttgtgactattttcttccactatttgatctgaggaagtgggcctggcccaagaaagctcatcatctaataaaccatcttgttagcctttaaagtgctacatagtcctgtattttgttttaactctAAAATAGTGAGCACTAAATTAAAACATAAGctcttaaatatgaataaactgcAACACCTGCGCAAAAGAATATGAACAGAACACCAGGCATTTAGATTTACCCTAGAAATATACAaatcttttaattttgaaataaaacatacataaaaatgTGACATTAAACTCATGTAAGTGATTGCTGGAACAtggattacagcaggggttctcaaaattTGTGATACCaccaccccctaaaatgctaaacgaATTTGTGTGAccacccaccctcactgccctgggtcgcttcctcccccccttctcaccagactccttgccttCATGGCATGTGCAGTCcttaacaccctcccccctgcaggctcctttcccccatctctttcacctctgtgcctcttttctgctccgcATCCCTTTGGTTGGTTGGTCACTCTCCCgctgccttgcctcctcctgcagctgagccacgCTCCTGGAGTCCCATGGCCCCGGCCACGCTGTGTGGCttgctggcagctgccttccgCCACCCTGCCACTCTTCacagcccgggggagaggggtcacAAGTGAAAAACCCAATCCAGctacaacccgcccccccccggggggttgCGACCCAGTTTGagaaaaaagaagttactcaccctgtgaagtaacgattgttcttcgagatgtgccccgtgggtgctccactctgggtgtcgggtcccgtcccggcgccgcggctcggagaCTTTTCGTAGCCGTGTCCCGCCGGCTCGCGCATGCGTGGTTCAGCAGggtagcgttcgcgcctttgatcagccgcgcgcgagccggcaaccgtcagttcctctcacccgcTCATCTGAAAGACAAATTAAGAGAGAAAAAAACTCTGGAGCGGGGAGGacgggcgggtcgtggagcacccacggggcacatctcgaagaacaatcgttacttcacagggtgagtaacttctttttcttcttcgagtggccccgtgggtgctccactctaggtgactccggagcagtatACGGAACAGAATCAGGGCGCTCCGGAATCAAGACTACCAGCACGGTGTAGAACTGCCGTAGCCACAGAAACATCTGAAGCAAACTGATCGACTATAGCGTAGTGCTTCATAAAAGTCACATTAGACGACCATGTTGCCGCTCTGCAAATGTCACGAAAGGACACTCCACTGAGGAAGGCTGTAGTAGTAGCAACTGTCCTAGTTGAATGAGCTTttggaagagaagggagaggcttCCCCCGTAATGAATGGCACATGGATATACATGAAACTATTAGTTTCGAGATACGCTGAGAAGTTAGTGGTTGCCCTTTTGACTGACGTGCTAATGATAGTAGTAAACGGTCTGTCTTCCTAAAATCCCGTGTTCTGTCAATGTAAAACGCTAAGGATCTCCTCACATCCAGCGTATGCAGCTGTGCCGCTTGTGACGAGGAGTGGGGTTTCGGGAAGAAACATGGTAAAACCACCGGCTCGTTTATGTGGAAGTCAGAGGAAACCTTTGGAATAAACGCCGGATGGGCTCTCAGTGTCACCGATTCCTTCGAAAAAACTGTATAGGGCGGTGAGGCCATAAAAGCTGCTATCTCACTCACCCTGCGAGCCGACGTAATGGCTAGGAGGAATACTAGTTTGATAGTAAGTAGGTGCAATGACACTGTAGCTAGGGGCTCGAAAGGGGGACGAGTCAGAGTTTGAAGGACTAAATCCAAATTCCATAAGGGAGGAGGAGGCCTTCGCGGGGGGTGAAGGTTCGAGAGccccttcagaaatctttttGTAGTAGGGTGCGCGAACAAGGAAAAATCGCCATCCCTGTGGTGGAAGGCATTAATTGCTGCCAAGTGCACTCGGAGAGATGCAAGAGCCAGGCCCTTGTCATGTAACTGCAGGAGGTATTCTAATATACAGGGTAGGGTTGCAAAACGAGAGTCCACACTGTTGTCTGTACACCATGCTTGGAACTTCGACCACTTAGCCGCGTAAGCGGTTCGTGTGGACTCCTTTCGACTGTGCATCAACACCTCCTTGACTCGCCGAGAACATGATTGTTCGAAGTCGGTGAACCAGCAAGCATCCATGCGGTGAGGTGTAGAACTTCGGGTCTCGGGTGCCTGAGGGCTCCGTTGTCCTGGGTCAACAGATTCGGAAGAGGAGGCAGAGCATATGGCGCTCTCACTGACATCTGGTGGAGCATTGAGAACCAGGGCTGACGAGCCCATGATGGTGCTAGGAGTATCACCCGGGCTTCGTCCATGTTGACCTTTtccagaaccctgggaattaacACTACCGGGGGAAAGGCGTATAGTAGCGATGTGCCCCAGTGGAGGAGAAAGGCATCTCCCAGAGAGTGGCGTCCTATTCCGGCTCTCGAGCAATAAGCGGGACATTTCGAATTGAGTTCTGTCGCGAACAAATCTATTGTTGGGAATCCCCATCGATCGAAGATACGAGTCAGTACGTCCGTACGTACCTCCCATTCGTGGTCGTGAGGAAAACGTCTGCTGAGAGAGTCTGCTATTAAATTGTCGATGCCTGGAAGGTAGGATGCTGTGAGAACGGTGTTGTTGgcgatacaccaattccatagaCGAGTGCTCTCTGCGCAAAGAGAACGGGATCGGGCACCCCCTtgtttgttgatataaaacatagtCGCCATATTGTCCGTTAAAATCCTGGTCGTTGTATTCTGAATGTGGGCTTGGAAATATTTGCAAGCATGCCGTACCGCTCTTAATTCGAGCACATTGATATGCAGTAGCATCTCTTGTGTCGACCAACGTCCCTGAACCGTAAGGTTGCCCATGTGAGCTCCCCAACCTGTAAGGGAGGCATCTGTAGTAATTTGTGTTGAGGGTTGTGGTCGATGAAATGGCACGCCCGTGAGAAGATTGGTCGGGTTGATCCACCACTGGAGGGAATCCCGGACATACCGTGGCACCACTACTGGCCTGTGGACAGAGTGCTTTGACGGAATGTAAACCGTGGCTAACCAATGCTGGAGGCAACGAAAACGTAACCTTGCGTTGCGCACTACAATGGTTGCGGCGGCCATGTGTCCCAACAGCTGCAGACAAACACGTGTGGGAATTGTTGGAGCATGCACCACGGTGTGTACCAGCTCTTTGATTGCCGTAAAACGTTCTAGTGGTAAGTATGCTCGCGCTACAGTTGAATCGAGTCGCACACCTATGAAcatcaggctctgggagggaactaACGATGACTTCTTTGAGTTTATGAGGAGGCCCAGAGCTGCAAATTCGTTGGATACTGTCCGGACCATGTGACATGTTTCCATATACGTTGCACCCCTGAGGAGACAATCGTCTAAGTAAGGAAATATTGTCACCCCCAGCCTGCGTAAATGGGCCGCGACCACCGCTAATGTCTTGGTGAAAACTCTCGGAGCACATGCTAGACCAAATGGCAGGACCCTGTACTGATAATGCTCGCTCCCTAACTGGAAACGAAGAAAAAGTCTGTGCGCCACGTGAATCTCTACGTGGAAGTAGGCGTCCTGCAAatcgaggactgcaaaccaatccTTTTTGTTCAACGACGGAATGATGGTTGAtaaggttaccatcttgaaacggAGCCTTCGAAGGTACCGGTTCAGCTTTCGAAGGTCTAGAATGGGTCTCCAACCTCCCGACTTCTTTGGGATGAGAAAATATCGGGAGTAAAACCCCCTTCCCCAGAACTGTTTGGGGACGCCCTCTATTGCTCCGATGGCGAGCAAGCGTTGAACTTCCTGCTTCAACAgtttctcgtgagaggggtccctgaaaagggacgggggagggggagtggtagGGGGAATAGAGAGAAAAGGGATGGAGAGGCCGGACTGAACTACTTCTAGTACCCATCTGTCCGTGGTGATTGCGGACCACCGGTGATAGAAAGAACGTAGGCGATGGTGAAAAAGATGATGATTTTCCGTGTTGATTAAAGGTAGTTGGCTTGCGTCCTCGACAATgaagtcaaatttgctgcttagtcGATGACTGATTAACTGGACGATTCTGCTGTGGCCGCTTGCGTTGAGGGCGCTGTTTAGGGCGCTGGTTATCGAAGGGGCGTGTCTGCTGTCTAGCAAAATTGAAATCATATCTCCGTTGATAAGGGAAATAACGTCTGCGTTTGAAGGAGGGAGTGTACATCCCAAGCATACGTAGAGTTGTACGGGAATCTTTCCCCGAATGGAGAACCTCATCAGTATTTGCCGCAAAGAGTTTTAGTTTGTCAAACGGCAGATCCTCGACCTTATTTTGCAACTCCTTTGGAGCCCCTGCCGATGAAAGCCAAGATGATCGCCTCATGGCTATACCTGTAGCAGCGGCCCGATGGATCAGGTGCCGCTGAAGCCGGTGCGGAGAGGCTGGTCAGTTGCGGTCCCGGCGTGTTTGTCAGTTTCAGGGAGCGCGCTGCTGAAGCCGGTGCAGACCTGTCGGCCAGCTGCGCTGCCGCTCCCGATGTCGGCGCTGAAGCCGATCCCCCTCTGGGCAGCGGGGGTTCTCCCCTATCAGCCCCAGCAGGGTTACCAGCTCTCCGGGGGGTCTCCTTGGAAGCTCCTGCCGACGCTGTGGCTGCCGCAGGGAGAGAACGTGTCGGGGATAGCTTTGTTGACTTGGAGAGAGCCGACCCCGGAGAAGCCGCTCTCCTCTTATGCCCCGAGGCTTTTGTGGCTGCAGGAGGGATCGGATCAGGCTGCAGAGCCTTGTCAAACATTAACATCCTGACTTTCATCTCCCGCTCCCTCCGGGCtcttgaagttaattttctacaATGAGTGCACTTGTCAGGGACatgagtttcccccaggcaccTGATACAAGTGTCATGGCCGTCAGCCGTTGGCATGGCTTCACGgcactttaaacattttttgaacccagttgagCCAGGCATTGCCACCAAAAGTAAGGGATGCCTGTGTAATCCCCCAGTTAGTCAATTTCACCAGCACTGAGGCGGCTTTCCCCGAAGTCTTGAGAGAGaagtttcttcttcctttttttttttttttttttttttacagagagaACAAGAAAAGGAACACGACTAACACTAACTTTAACTGACTCTAACTATTTACAGTGGATAACTATCTAAAGAAACCATCAGTGAAGAGAAATCAGGGAGCTCCGACCgcgacctgaggcggttgagaggaactgacggttgccggctcgcgcgcggctgatcaaaggcgcgaacgctaccCTGCTGAACCACGCATGCGTGAGCCGGCGGGACACGGCTACGAAAAGtctccgagccgcggcgccgggacgggacccgacacccagagtggagcacccacggggccactcgaagaagaacactGGATTAGAGACTACAGTTAGTACTGTAAGTACAGTCCCCCTTAGCACTGGTGCCTGCAGGACTAAGTATTTGCTAGGTGATGCTTAGATATAAATTAAGGCAATAATGCAATGAGCCTGTAAGACAGTACTCGAGCCAAATAAAGACACAAGGCGTAAAAAGCCTTAAGCATAAGTAGTAACTAAAAATAACCCTAGATAATACCGTCTTAAACAGTAAAATGCTGAAATGACTGAAGAGGTGACAGGTAGCCACGGGATGCTAGTTCATAGCAtctggaaataaaagaaaaaaaacaacaacaaatggtctggtagcactttatagactaacaaaacatgtagataggatcatgagctttcatggactcatgataccatcaacataagaacggccatactgggtcagaccaaaggtccatctagcccagtatcctgtctgccgacagtggccagcaccaggtgcctcagagagggtggaccgaagacaatgatcaagcgatttgtctcctgccatccttctccagcctctgatgaacataggcctgggacaccatttctatcccctgactaataaatagccttttatagacctgatcgccatgaaattatctagcttctctttaaactccattatagtcctagccttcacagcctctctggcaaggagttccacaggttgactacgcgctacatgaagaactttcttttattagttttaaacctgctacctgttaatatcatttggtgtcctctagctcttctattatggaaactaataaataacttttctttatcagccctctccacaccactcatgattttatagacctctatcatatcccccctcagtctcctctaaactgaaaagtcccagtcgctttaacctctcttcatatgggacccgttccaaacccctaatcattttagttgcccttttctgaaccctttccaaggccaaaatatcttttttgaggtaaggagaccacatctgtacacagtattcaagatgtgggcgtaccatagttttatacaagggcagtaagatattctgggtcttattttctatccctttcctaataattcctagcatcctatttgcctttttgaccaccgctgtacaccgtgtggaagttttcagagaactgtccacaataactccaagatctctttcctgatttgtcatagccaaagtaGCCCctgtcatactgtacgtatagttggggttatttttccccaatgtgcattactttacacttatccacattaaatttcatttgccattttgttgcccaatcactcagtttggtgagatctttttggagtctctcacagtctgcttctctcttgactatcctaaacagtttggtatcatctgcaaactttactacctcactgcttacccctttctccagatcatttatgaataagttgaaaaggattggtcccaggactgacccttgggggacaccactagttacccctcgccattctgaaaatttaccatttcttcctaccctttgtttcctgccttttaaccagttctcaatccaagaaaggaccttccctcttctcccatggccatggaatttacacaagagcctttggtgaggaaccttgtgagGAACCTCagaaggcgggaagggctcgagatgcctcctgggcatgcgtagctcaacaggggaaactgctatacaaagctccgatctgaggctcagggcgacccttcacctacagtggagcacccacggggacactactcgaagaactactactggatcccccttgtctgcatgtttgttaaccccttcagagaactctaatagattaataagacatgatttccctttacagaaaccatgctgacttttgtccaacaaattatgttcttctacatgcctcacaattttattctttactattgtttcaactaatttgcccactactgaagttagacttaccgctctgtaattgccaggatcgcctcgagagccctttttaaatactggtgtcacgttggctaccttccagtcattaggtacggaagccgatttaaaagataggttacaaaccacagataatagtttaatagtgtgacggcgcgttgggagttccccatctcctgcaccccgaaatggcacaaacagactgcaccagccagtggaattgagggtgttttattgctcctccagcacagcgcagcacagatgtaatctggttacaggaactgggggctaagaggcctcagtgctccccttgagatgggggaatcccagccccctccccagttccttctccccttgccttccagccaggaactcactaaccctcttccagccctgccccccagccagggcagcattccaccttcctttgttcctctccatggggggggctggccactggtttgcatagtgactcatcctgttttgctgggtcgtggtacccacggcagccagtgggggttaccccagagccagcagcatagaaaccagccaggtacccccactacgtcacaaatagcaatttcccatttgagttcttttagaacccttggatgaatgtcatccggtcctggagattggagatctcaggggctctaagagtagctcttgagccctctctgaactgcgcgcctgcgcagtacatttacattagatttcctcatttgtggagcagctactcaccgagcaacaacacaggtgagtagctgcgaggaatggtgggagctgggaggcctGGAGGGCTGAAgcaccccagcaagctgactgtggctttcagctgaaagcggctgccccgcgctccagttaattggcggcttctcctctgagcctgcccacgtggagcttggtgcaccctggctgagcaccatggccagctggccgggcagccacttctcttccctccagcccggctgccctgcactcagaccagggaggctgcgtctagctccagctgtgctggagcaagcttcccaggctgagcacaggatcacagatgcccatctgatggactgtatacgactagcaatctcagactaaaacccagacttcaagacactggcacaTACTGTTCAGTCAcgggtgtcacactgagactttgttattgaaAGAcaaaaaagggagttactcaccttatgcagtaacaagtgttcttcg harbors:
- the LOC102454623 gene encoding uncharacterized protein LOC102454623 yields the protein MGTRSSSVRPLHPFSLYSPYHSPSPVPFQGPLSRETVEAGSSTLARHRSNRGRPQTVLGKGVLLPIFSHPKEVGRLETHSRPSKAEPVPSKAPFQDGNLINHHSVVEQKGLVCSPRFAGRLLPRRDSRGAQTFSSFPVRERALSVQGPAIWSSMCSESFHQDISGGRGPFTQAGGDNISLLRRLSPQGCNVYGNMSHGPDSIQRICSSGPPHKLKEVIVSSLPEPDVHRCATRFNCSASILTTRTFYGNQRAGTHRGACSNNSHTCLSAAVGTHGRRNHCSAQRKVTFSLPPALVSHGLHSVKALCPQASSGATVCPGFPPVVDQPDQSSHGRAISSTTTLNTNYYRCLPYRLGSSHGQPYGSGTLVDTRDATAYQCARIKSGTACLQIFPSPHSEYNDQDFNGQYGDYVLYQQTRGCPIPFSLRREHSSMELVYRQQHRSHSILPSRHRQFNSRLSQQTFSSRPRMGGTYGRTDSYLRSMGIPNNRFVRDRTQFEMSRLLLESRNRTPLSGRCLSPPLGHIATIRLSPGSVNSQGSGKGQHGRSPGDTPSTIMGSSALVLNAPPDVSESAICSASSSESVDPGQRSPQAPETRSSTPHRMDACWFTDFEQSCSRRVKEVLMHSRKESTRTAYAAKWSKFQAWCTDNSVDSRFATLPCILEYLLQLHDKGLALASLRVHLAAINAFHHRDGDFSLFAHPTTKRFLKGLSNLHPPRRPPPPLWNLDLVLQTLTRPPFEPLATVSLHLLTIKLVFLLAITSARRVSEIAAFMASPPYTVFSKESVTLRAHPAFIPKVSSDFHINEPVVLPCFFPKPHSSSQAAQLHTLDVRRSLAFYIDRTRDFRKTDRLLLSLARQSKGQPLTSQRISKLIVSCISMCHSLRGKPLPSLPKAHSTRTVATTTAFLSGVSFRDICRAATWSSNVTFMKHYAIVDQFASDVSVATAVLHRAGSLDSGAP